In Nitrospirota bacterium, one genomic interval encodes:
- a CDS encoding NAD-dependent epimerase/dehydratase family protein, whose amino-acid sequence MDVQEKRIALVDNYLGRVYLEAEVSDYYSGRTVLVTGGAGAIGSNLVIALSRLVGDDGKVLVLDNLSAISTKDPWNIIPLPNVMFVLGDVRSDVDLKRVFKEEPSIVFHLAAFFANQNSIDYCETSADVDVIGQIKLLEYSKISGLEKFIYASSGCAIYGAYPELPIKEEFISMHLTTPYQINKMTGEMYCNFYNHHYGLPIVNCRFFNSYGPGEVPGQYRNVIPNFIYWAMKGFPLPVTGTGEETRDFTYVLDLVQGLIKAGFYPNAIGENFNLASGREIKIKDLVEKVNEATDNKADIVFKERRKWDTKPRLLASIDKARQLIGYEPVVDFEEGFQKNIEWFRDNWEKIEAVADFPPGMSSAVRGVKGICNAGVKS is encoded by the coding sequence GTGGATGTTCAAGAAAAAAGAATTGCCCTTGTGGATAATTATTTAGGCAGGGTTTACCTTGAGGCTGAGGTTTCGGATTACTATTCAGGGAGAACGGTGCTGGTGACCGGTGGTGCAGGGGCCATTGGAAGTAATCTTGTTATTGCACTTTCAAGGCTGGTAGGCGATGATGGTAAGGTTCTGGTTCTGGATAATCTTTCAGCTATAAGTACAAAAGATCCATGGAATATCATACCCCTGCCTAACGTCATGTTTGTGCTTGGAGATGTGCGAAGTGACGTGGATTTAAAAAGGGTATTTAAGGAGGAGCCAAGCATTGTCTTTCATTTAGCCGCCTTTTTTGCCAACCAGAACTCTATTGACTATTGTGAAACATCGGCAGATGTGGACGTAATCGGACAGATAAAACTGCTGGAATATTCAAAAATATCAGGTCTGGAAAAATTCATATACGCTTCGAGTGGTTGCGCTATTTACGGAGCATATCCCGAACTTCCCATAAAGGAAGAGTTCATTTCCATGCATCTTACAACTCCATACCAGATAAACAAGATGACGGGAGAGATGTATTGCAATTTTTATAATCATCACTACGGCTTACCAATTGTAAACTGCCGTTTTTTCAATTCTTACGGTCCCGGTGAAGTGCCGGGACAATACAGGAATGTTATACCTAACTTTATTTACTGGGCCATGAAGGGTTTTCCGCTTCCTGTTACAGGGACTGGAGAGGAGACGAGGGATTTTACCTATGTGTTAGACTTGGTGCAGGGATTGATAAAAGCCGGTTTTTACCCAAATGCAATAGGGGAAAATTTCAATCTGGCTTCTGGAAGAGAGATCAAAATTAAGGATCTGGTTGAAAAGGTTAATGAGGCGACTGATAATAAAGCGGATATTGTTTTTAAGGAACGCCGGAAGTGGGATACCAAACCGAGACTCCTGGCATCAATAGACAAGGCCAGGCAACTGATAGGCTATGAGCCTGTTGTTGATTTTGAGGAGGGGTTTCAAAAAAACATTGAATGGTTTAGAGACAACTGGGAAAAGATCGAAGCAGTTGCTGACTTCCCCCCCGGCATGAGCAGTGCGGTCAGAGGGGTAAAAGGCATATGCAACGCCGGAGTAAAGTCCTGA
- a CDS encoding SLBB domain-containing protein produces the protein MTPEQKKPVNPLQRSPYIIEELDKIPELSQRDEVLEGQEDYYLGYHDILRVTVFGRQDSLKGATDITRETEIRNDGMISYPLVGDIKAAGLTIPQLQQNIVEKLKEYIVAPKVDIQIIKYASRDVSILGEVENPHVIYLRGKTTLLEAIANAGGLTEKANLKGAYIIRKNKIIPIDLYALMTEGDLKYNVEVRRKDIIYIPNVQDQRVYVVGEVKKPMIVPFAGKILRVAEAIASAGDFEISAKKSNIKIIRGGLENPTVITVNFDKITNGDLGENIALYSEDIVYVPASFVGEWNKILKQLTPSLQTLMFGATLDYYINR, from the coding sequence ATGACGCCGGAGCAAAAAAAACCTGTCAACCCTTTACAGCGGTCTCCATACATAATCGAAGAGTTAGACAAGATTCCAGAGTTATCTCAAAGAGATGAAGTATTGGAAGGCCAGGAAGACTACTACCTGGGTTATCATGATATCTTAAGGGTTACGGTTTTTGGACGCCAGGATTCCCTGAAGGGTGCCACGGATATCACGCGGGAAACAGAAATCCGGAATGACGGCATGATTTCTTATCCCCTGGTAGGAGACATTAAGGCTGCCGGGTTGACTATTCCGCAACTCCAGCAAAACATTGTTGAAAAATTGAAGGAGTATATCGTTGCCCCTAAAGTAGACATACAGATAATTAAATACGCAAGCCGTGATGTTTCGATATTGGGTGAAGTAGAGAACCCTCATGTAATCTATTTAAGGGGGAAGACCACACTGCTTGAAGCCATAGCCAATGCTGGAGGTTTAACTGAAAAGGCCAATCTGAAAGGTGCCTATATTATCAGGAAGAACAAGATTATTCCTATTGACCTGTATGCCCTTATGACAGAAGGCGATTTGAAGTATAATGTGGAAGTGAGGAGAAAAGATATTATCTATATACCGAATGTTCAGGATCAAAGGGTCTACGTGGTAGGGGAAGTGAAAAAACCGATGATAGTGCCCTTTGCAGGTAAGATTCTGAGGGTTGCCGAGGCGATTGCGAGTGCCGGAGATTTTGAGATTTCAGCAAAAAAGAGCAATATAAAGATTATAAGGGGCGGGTTGGAAAATCCCACGGTTATCACGGTTAATTTCGATAAAATTACGAATGGTGACCTGGGAGAGAATATAGCGCTCTATTCTGAGGATATTGTGTATGTTCCGGCATCCTTTGTAGGAGAGTGGAACAAGATACTCAAACAGCTCACCCCTTCACTGCAGACCCTGATGTTTGGTGCTACACTTGATTATTATATTAATAGATAA
- a CDS encoding CpsB/CapC family capsule biosynthesis tyrosine phosphatase, producing MIDIHNHILPCLDDGSDSPEKSLKMAKIAVDDGIRVVVATPHSNNGVYQVSPGKIIEEVKLLNQLLQDKGIPLKVLPGADVHVDFNLIEEIKAGKVMTVNNNQRYIMLELPDYGVPQHLADFLWEMKLNGITPVFTHPERNAAIQDDINILHGFIMQGAMSQITAMSLTGEFGKSTRRCAVSLLKYNLAHVIATDAHSVRRRPPVLSKALKVAGEIVGDDYALRMVTEIPDGIIRGGQLALPEPKNRQSWFFEKLLSRN from the coding sequence ATGATTGACATACATAATCACATCCTTCCATGTCTTGATGATGGTTCCGACAGTCCTGAAAAATCCCTCAAGATGGCGAAAATCGCTGTAGATGACGGAATCAGGGTTGTTGTGGCCACTCCGCACTCCAATAACGGTGTTTATCAGGTAAGTCCCGGGAAAATTATTGAAGAGGTGAAACTGTTAAATCAGCTACTTCAGGATAAGGGGATTCCTCTCAAAGTACTTCCCGGGGCCGATGTTCATGTAGACTTTAACCTTATAGAGGAGATCAAGGCCGGTAAGGTAATGACCGTGAATAACAATCAACGTTATATTATGCTGGAACTACCGGATTACGGAGTCCCGCAGCATTTAGCTGACTTTCTGTGGGAGATGAAACTCAACGGCATTACTCCGGTCTTCACGCATCCTGAAAGGAATGCAGCCATTCAGGATGATATTAATATACTCCATGGTTTCATTATGCAGGGTGCCATGTCCCAGATAACAGCAATGAGCCTGACCGGAGAGTTTGGTAAGAGCACCCGCAGATGTGCTGTATCTCTCCTGAAATATAATCTTGCCCATGTCATTGCTACAGATGCGCATTCGGTCAGGAGACGGCCTCCTGTGCTTTCGAAGGCCCTGAAAGTTGCCGGTGAGATTGTAGGTGATGATTATGCGCTAAGGATGGTTACTGAAATCCCTGACGGAATCATAAGAGGCGGTCAACTCGCTCTTCCAGAGCCAAAAAATAGACAGTCATGGTTTTTTGAAAAACTATTGAGCAGGAATTAA